Genomic DNA from Salvia miltiorrhiza cultivar Shanhuang (shh) chromosome 1, IMPLAD_Smil_shh, whole genome shotgun sequence:
gacccaattctccgctagaagtgaattccctaatgtgatcgcctttataatcaatatcaccatttttcacactttgtgtgcttaagattttcgacagttgagccataattcatgaaataaaaccatttggatgtaatccaaagtcttttcacgtggtttcccatgctcatagttgaactagaggagcagagactcagagctgtcacgtttcagaacaggccagatgtttcagagctggctgctttgaagttggcaattcgtccaacatttttcacatttcacagataagatatgatcgtaggcaatcacaatgacaacactccttctagcatctaccggacaaatcacgttttactaacttacaatcatgttgcaacaaaactcaaattctttgcataaacaagaaacacatattaacagtaaaacaagaataaccaccattcattcacaaacccgaaattcgcattGAAAACcgtctactcttccacaaattcataaaaaaaatagcaagattcgagactaaaaactaagcatagaaagactaatcttgcccaattgaaagcataaactcaataaaacacccccccacacttaaagcatgccatgtcctcagggcacaaaagaaataaaaagagttgagaaaacatccctgattatcggcattgagaagctgaagcatcgtgcgaggtggtgaaaaGGGGACTGCGCGGTCTTTGGCAGAGTGAAGAATGGCCACGCTGAATAAGGTCGGCGCTGacagagcagcgcggagaagtgcagcggtAGAAGTGCAGCTCGGGCGGTTACATGAGAATTTCAGCGCTGAAAATAAGACATGCTCACAAAccatcatagtatccgcaaagcaaccaaaacttaggaaagacaagaaaagaacaagaaaagcGAAAATAagaacaaaccaacggtgggttgcctcccaccaagcgcgagagttaaagtctccagcccgacttcaggtTTGAATCAGTAGAGAGGATCGTGCAGAgtgtgagactccaccaccatcgtCGAGCTCTGGTGCTCATAGTACGGtttcactcgatggccattcactctGAAACTCTCCttcgtgttttcattgaatagCTCAACAGCACCATGCTCAAACACCTCCGTAAGTAAAAACGGACCACTCCATCGAGATTTCAGCTTACCCGGGAACAACTTCaatcgagaattgaacaaaagTACCTTCATcccagggcaaagcttcttatGGCAGATACGGCTGTCatggagtcgcttcactttgtccttaTAAATCCTtgcattctcatacgcctcattaCGTAGCTCCtctaactcctccatttgcagcgtgcgctgcttcaccgcagagtccaagtcatagttggcagctttaatcgcccaataagctttatgctcaatctccaccggcagatggcaggccttgccatagacgagacggtacggactcatcccaagcacgcccttgaaggcagttctgtacgcccagagagcatcattcaactttacTGACCAATCCTTGCGCAAGGGCTGCactgttttctccaaaattcctttgatctgccgattgcttgtctcggcttgtccagaggtctgtgggtggtatggtgtggcaaccttgtgcgtgatcccattcttcttcgtgagttttgcaaacaacttgctgcagaagtgcttgcctccatcgctaatgatagctctaggaaatccgaatctagaaagaatgttctcttgcacaaacttaagcaccacattagcatcacatgtccgcgtggggatagcctcaacccatttggacacgtagtctacagcaagtaaaatatattgaaacccatgtGAAGTAGggaatggccccatgaaatcaatgccccacacatcaaaaatttcgacaattaaaatgctttgtagaggcatctcattcctgcggccaatattccctactctctggcaccgatcacatgcaagagtgaaagtgtgtgcatctttaaaaatggaaggccaaaacaaacctgattgaagaattttgtGTGCTGTTTTCTGACCCCCAAAGTGTCCCCCACAATGATCCTCATGACAcattttcaacacttgttgttgatCCTCTGCCGGTACACACCGTCGGATGACATCGTCCTTTCCCAGCTTGAAGAGGTAAGGAATCTCCCAGTAGTAATGCCTgcactgagctaaaaatctTTTTCTCTCTTGCGACGTCAGCTCCGGCCGTAGAATACCACAcgctaagtaattgacaatatctgcataccaAGGCTCGGCGCTCGCAGGGCTGCACTGGACAGCGCTGAGTTCGGGAAGGCTGGCAGAGGTGATCTCGGTGGAACTGATCAGAGCAAAGCTGGCAGGACTTCTCTGGCTGGGCAGAGATGGTATAGCAGAGCTGGCCAGAGGGTAGCTGGCTGCTCTGAAGTCGGCAGAACGGAGCTCGGCAGCTCTGCACTTGTCAAGGGTGAATGCATATGCATGCTCATAAGGAAAaaattcagggatgcaattaagacTCGAGTCTATCAGCTTATTATCCAAacgggaaaggtggtcagctacgtgattctcactccctttcctatccctgatctctacatcaaactcttgtaacaataagacccaacggattagacgagctttagcctgagatttagtcatcaaatatcgcagtgcagcatggtcactatagacaataaccttagacccaatgatgtatgctcgaaatttatctaaggcaaagaccacagcaagcatctctttttcagtagtggtgtaatttacttgtgcactgttcaaagttaaactagcatagtaaattacaCGCAACATCCTATCCACACGCTGCCCTAACACAGCTCCTActgcagagttag
This window encodes:
- the LOC131020247 gene encoding uncharacterized protein LOC131020247, which translates into the protein MEELEELRNEAYENARIYKDKVKRLHDSRICHKKLCPGMKVLLFNSRLKLFPGKLKSRWSGPFLLTEVFEHGAVELFNENTKESFRVNGHRVKPYYEHQSSTMVVESHTLHDPLY